A single window of Paracoccus albus DNA harbors:
- the sseA gene encoding 3-mercaptopyruvate sulfurtransferase, whose protein sequence is MTDDPKTLVSTDWLAARLGDADIRILDASWHMPAAGRDAQAEFDERHIPGAQFFDIDAISDPDSDLPHMAPSPAVFAGKVGQMGIGPGQQVVIYDHAATRSAARAWWTFRLMGFSNVAVLDGGLGKWLAENRPVTADVTGLLGEDVQASRDAALVRNREEVASASQLGTHEIVDARAAPRFRGEAPEPREGLRSGHMPGAKNLPFDRLYNEDGTMKSGDALRAQFDDASVDLSRPVITTCGSGITAASLSLALERLGHRNHALYDGSWTEWGAHPDSKIATGDA, encoded by the coding sequence ATGACTGATGACCCGAAAACGCTGGTTTCAACGGACTGGCTGGCGGCGCGGCTGGGTGATGCGGATATTCGTATACTTGATGCAAGCTGGCATATGCCTGCCGCAGGCCGGGATGCCCAAGCGGAATTTGATGAACGCCACATTCCCGGTGCGCAGTTCTTCGACATCGACGCCATTTCCGATCCTGACAGCGATCTGCCGCACATGGCACCCTCACCCGCGGTTTTTGCCGGGAAGGTCGGTCAGATGGGTATTGGGCCCGGTCAGCAGGTGGTGATCTATGACCATGCCGCCACACGCAGTGCTGCGCGGGCGTGGTGGACGTTCCGCTTGATGGGGTTTTCCAATGTCGCCGTCCTTGATGGCGGATTGGGCAAGTGGCTGGCAGAGAACCGGCCCGTGACGGCGGATGTTACCGGCCTTCTCGGTGAAGATGTGCAGGCCAGTCGCGATGCGGCACTGGTGCGAAATCGTGAAGAGGTCGCATCCGCGTCACAGCTGGGCACGCATGAGATCGTGGATGCCCGCGCCGCGCCACGCTTTCGCGGTGAAGCGCCAGAGCCGCGCGAGGGTTTGCGCTCCGGTCATATGCCCGGTGCGAAGAACCTGCCATTCGATCGGCTCTATAATGAGGACGGAACGATGAAATCCGGGGATGCCCTGCGCGCCCAATTCGACGATGCGTCGGTGGATCTGTCGCGTCCCGTCATTACGACGTGCGGGTCGGGGATCACCGCCGCCTCGCTTTCGCTTGCCCTGGAGAGGCTGGGGCATCGCAATCACGCGCTCTATGATGGTTCCTGGACCGAATGGGGCGCCCATCCAGACAGCAAGATCGCAACCGGAGACGCATGA
- the smpB gene encoding SsrA-binding protein SmpB has translation MAKKNDDPNYKVIAENRRARFDYFIESDLEVGIILTGSEVKSLRTGQSNIAESYASVEDGELWLINSYIATYLQAGVFGHEERRRRKLLVSKKELARLWAAIGRDGMTLVPLVMYFNHRGLVKLKIGIAKGKKVADKRETSAKRDWNRQKQRLLKQNL, from the coding sequence ATGGCCAAGAAAAACGACGATCCGAATTACAAAGTCATTGCGGAAAACCGCCGCGCGCGCTTCGATTACTTCATCGAAAGCGATCTGGAGGTTGGCATCATCCTGACCGGGTCCGAGGTGAAGTCGCTGCGCACAGGCCAGTCCAACATCGCCGAAAGCTATGCCTCGGTTGAGGATGGGGAGCTTTGGCTGATCAATTCTTACATCGCCACCTACCTGCAAGCCGGCGTTTTCGGGCATGAGGAACGCCGTCGCCGCAAATTGCTGGTTTCAAAAAAGGAATTGGCGCGACTATGGGCTGCCATCGGGCGTGACGGCATGACGCTTGTTCCGCTGGTGATGTATTTCAACCATCGCGGCCTGGTGAAGCTGAAGATCGGCATCGCCAAAGGTAAAAAGGTCGCCGACAAGCGCGAAACCTCTGCCAAGCGCGACTGGAACCGGCAGAAGCAACGTCTGCTGAAGCAAAACCTGTAA
- a CDS encoding DnaJ C-terminal domain-containing protein, with protein sequence MDDPYKALGVAKTATQDEIKKAYRKIAKTDHPDLNPDPAASERFKAASAAYDLLKDAEQRARFDAGEIDAQGQERPQQQYYRDFAERGDSPYRQHSSAGYGDFSDVFEDLFGGRQGGGFDPRDFGGSAQGYRRSGAGQQGFNMRGQDLRYDLDVDFMTAANGGTTRITLPDGNTLDVKIPEGATDGQNIRLRGKGGEGYGEGARGDAYLTLHVREHPDWSRDGNDVTITLPISIDEAVLGGKIEVPTLTGKVAMNVPKGASTGQRLRLKGKGIKGGNQYVQLKIVMPSEIDDGLRDFMANWRKGHAYDPRKGMGG encoded by the coding sequence ATGGATGATCCTTACAAGGCGTTGGGCGTCGCCAAGACCGCAACGCAGGACGAAATCAAGAAGGCCTATCGCAAGATCGCCAAGACGGATCACCCGGACCTGAACCCGGACCCGGCAGCGTCAGAGCGGTTCAAGGCCGCATCCGCAGCCTACGACCTGCTGAAAGACGCCGAGCAGCGGGCGCGCTTCGATGCTGGCGAAATCGACGCACAGGGGCAGGAACGTCCCCAGCAGCAATATTATCGCGATTTTGCCGAGCGTGGCGACAGTCCCTATCGCCAGCACTCATCAGCCGGATACGGCGATTTCTCGGATGTTTTCGAGGATTTGTTTGGTGGACGACAGGGCGGCGGTTTCGATCCGCGCGATTTTGGCGGGTCCGCTCAGGGCTACCGGCGCTCGGGTGCGGGACAGCAAGGGTTCAATATGCGCGGTCAGGATCTGCGCTATGATCTGGATGTCGACTTCATGACCGCGGCGAATGGTGGCACGACGCGCATCACTTTGCCGGATGGAAACACGCTCGACGTTAAGATTCCCGAAGGTGCAACGGACGGCCAGAACATACGTCTGCGCGGCAAGGGCGGCGAAGGCTATGGTGAGGGGGCGCGGGGCGATGCCTATCTGACGCTGCATGTGCGCGAGCATCCCGACTGGTCTCGTGACGGCAATGATGTGACGATTACGCTGCCGATCTCGATTGATGAGGCCGTTTTGGGCGGCAAGATCGAGGTGCCGACCCTGACCGGAAAAGTCGCGATGAATGTACCGAAAGGTGCGTCCACGGGTCAGCGACTTCGCCTGAAAGGCAAGGGCATCAAAGGCGGCAATCAATATGTGCAGCTCAAGATCGTCATGCCCTCGGAGATTGACGATGGTCTGAGGGATTTCATGGCAAACTGGCGCAAGGGTCACGCCTATGATCCGCGCAAGGGCATGGGGGGCTAG
- a CDS encoding DUF4202 domain-containing protein, protein MTQRLDQAFARIDAANAEDPNLENGQPAELLYGQRMTTEQRGLYPDASEPLQIACRGQHIERWKLPRKDYPDDRKGYLQWRTEQGRRHAARVAEIMIDVGYDQKDADHAEKMLRKEGIKRDDEVQAMEDVAVFTFMRHYMAPFSETQTAEEMDRIVRLTARKMSPMARARALKEFAIPEPLASYFRDETPTAESR, encoded by the coding sequence ATGACACAGAGACTCGACCAAGCCTTCGCCCGGATCGACGCCGCCAATGCCGAAGATCCCAATCTTGAAAATGGCCAGCCGGCAGAGCTGCTTTATGGGCAGCGGATGACCACGGAACAGCGCGGGCTGTATCCTGATGCGTCCGAACCCCTGCAGATCGCCTGCCGGGGCCAGCATATCGAACGCTGGAAGCTGCCGCGCAAGGATTATCCCGACGACCGCAAGGGTTACCTGCAATGGCGCACCGAACAGGGCCGACGCCATGCAGCGCGGGTGGCTGAGATCATGATTGACGTCGGCTACGATCAGAAGGATGCGGATCACGCCGAAAAGATGCTGCGTAAAGAAGGCATAAAGCGCGATGACGAAGTACAGGCGATGGAGGATGTCGCCGTCTTCACCTTCATGCGCCACTACATGGCCCCGTTTTCCGAAACCCAGACGGCAGAGGAGATGGACCGTATCGTCCGCCTGACCGCCCGCAAGATGTCGCCAATGGCGCGGGCACGCGCACTTAAGGAGTTTGCGATTCCCGAACCGCTCGCGTCTTATTTCCGCGATGAAACCCCGACGGCAGAGTCGCGTTGA
- a CDS encoding amidohydrolase — translation MLTNADITELTALRRKIHQAPELSGEEYATASLLAGLMQDFGADEVIAGVGGTGVVAAFRGTEPGPEIMFRAELDALPITEAAGPAHISVAPGIAHLCGHDGHMAGVAGLGRMMARNRPKRGTVWLLFQPAEENGAGAAAMLQDSRMPRFDYGFAIHNFPGVAQGHALLSKGAMNCASVGMRVLLDGATSHASEPEKAKTPSLALSAIVPALLSLAHSDVTQPDFRLVTITHINMGEPAFGITPGAAEIWVTLRTQRDDAMAALRQEATHIVAEAASLHDLSVAFEWHDEFAASINHPEAAEIMARAAEVVGLQVSDAQLPMRASEDFGRFGATAKTAMILLGAGKDHPPLHAENYDYPDELIAPSVRLFEKIVRDLTG, via the coding sequence ATGCTGACCAATGCCGATATCACCGAATTGACCGCGCTGCGCCGCAAAATTCATCAGGCACCCGAACTGTCGGGCGAGGAATATGCCACTGCCTCGCTGCTGGCGGGATTGATGCAGGATTTCGGTGCGGATGAGGTGATCGCTGGCGTCGGCGGGACCGGCGTTGTCGCGGCTTTTCGCGGCACCGAACCGGGGCCGGAGATCATGTTCCGCGCTGAACTGGACGCATTGCCGATAACCGAGGCCGCTGGACCCGCGCATATATCCGTAGCGCCAGGTATTGCCCATCTTTGCGGGCATGACGGCCATATGGCTGGTGTCGCCGGGCTTGGCCGGATGATGGCGCGAAACCGTCCGAAGCGCGGCACCGTCTGGCTGCTGTTCCAACCGGCCGAGGAAAACGGCGCAGGTGCGGCCGCGATGTTGCAGGACAGCCGGATGCCCCGTTTCGACTACGGTTTCGCAATCCACAACTTCCCCGGCGTGGCGCAGGGGCATGCCCTGCTTTCGAAAGGGGCGATGAATTGCGCCTCGGTGGGGATGCGGGTCTTGCTGGACGGCGCGACTTCACACGCGTCAGAGCCGGAAAAGGCGAAGACACCATCGCTGGCGCTTTCCGCGATCGTTCCTGCGCTGCTCAGCCTTGCCCACAGCGATGTGACGCAGCCCGATTTCAGGCTTGTCACAATCACCCATATCAACATGGGGGAACCGGCATTCGGCATCACGCCCGGTGCGGCAGAGATCTGGGTGACATTGCGCACGCAGCGCGATGATGCGATGGCCGCGCTGCGGCAGGAGGCAACGCATATCGTCGCAGAGGCCGCATCTCTGCATGACCTTTCTGTGGCGTTCGAATGGCACGATGAATTTGCCGCCTCGATCAATCATCCCGAAGCTGCTGAGATCATGGCACGCGCGGCAGAGGTGGTCGGGCTGCAAGTCTCTGACGCGCAGTTGCCCATGCGGGCATCAGAAGATTTCGGGCGTTTCGGCGCAACGGCCAAAACTGCGATGATCCTGCTTGGGGCGGGCAAGGATCATCCGCCGCTTCATGCAGAAAACTACGATTACCCGGACGAGCTTATTGCGCCCTCTGTCAGGCTGTTCGAAAAGATCGTCCGCGACCTTACCGGTTAA
- a CDS encoding GH1 family beta-glucosidase: MTSPMPTRKDFPEGFLFGVSTAAYQIEGSRFGGAGACHWDTFAATPGNVTLAEGGGVACDHYHFWEQDLDLIRDGNFDAYRFSTSWARVMPDGVTPNPEGLDFYDRLVDGMAERGLTPSLTLYHWDLPSDLAMKGGWTNRDIAPRFTDYALAVMKRLGDRVDMTATLNEPWCIAWLSHFLGVHAPGLRDIRAAAHAMHHTLLAHGTAMAALRAEGHDNLGIVLNFETAHPASRRADDMQAALRQDAIYNRWFIEAVTGAGYPAAALEGLQPHLPKDWQADMETIAAPLDWIGINHYTRAIYRAVDGPWPAGEAIPGPLAKTQLGWEIRPDGLYEFLMRVGQQAKGTPLYVTENGMAWDDRVLDGHVSDDIRQAYIRDHLAAAKRAIDDGVDLRGFFQWSLLDNYEWSHGYGPRFGIVHVDYETQKRTPKGSYLMLREALNR; the protein is encoded by the coding sequence ATGACCAGCCCCATGCCGACCCGTAAAGATTTTCCCGAAGGTTTTCTGTTTGGCGTTTCGACCGCGGCTTATCAGATCGAAGGCAGCCGGTTCGGCGGCGCAGGTGCCTGCCATTGGGATACCTTTGCCGCGACACCGGGCAATGTGACTTTGGCAGAGGGGGGCGGTGTCGCCTGCGATCACTATCATTTCTGGGAACAGGATCTTGACCTGATCCGGGACGGCAATTTCGACGCCTATCGTTTCTCGACCAGTTGGGCGCGGGTCATGCCCGATGGTGTCACGCCCAACCCAGAGGGGTTGGATTTCTACGACCGGCTGGTCGATGGCATGGCAGAGCGCGGCTTGACGCCTTCGCTGACCCTCTATCACTGGGACCTGCCTTCCGATCTGGCGATGAAGGGGGGCTGGACCAACCGCGACATTGCCCCCCGGTTTACGGACTATGCGCTTGCCGTGATGAAGCGTCTGGGTGACCGGGTCGACATGACGGCCACGCTGAACGAGCCTTGGTGTATTGCGTGGTTGTCGCATTTTCTGGGTGTCCACGCGCCGGGGTTGCGCGACATTCGTGCTGCCGCACATGCGATGCACCATACTTTGCTGGCGCATGGCACTGCGATGGCGGCGTTGAGGGCGGAAGGTCACGACAACCTGGGCATTGTCCTGAACTTTGAAACCGCGCATCCGGCCAGCCGCAGGGCCGATGACATGCAGGCAGCGCTGCGTCAGGATGCGATCTATAACCGCTGGTTCATAGAGGCTGTGACAGGCGCAGGCTATCCCGCCGCGGCGCTAGAGGGGCTTCAGCCGCATCTGCCCAAAGACTGGCAGGCGGATATGGAAACCATCGCCGCGCCGCTCGACTGGATCGGGATCAATCACTATACGCGGGCGATCTATCGGGCTGTCGATGGTCCGTGGCCAGCCGGCGAAGCAATTCCCGGACCTTTGGCCAAGACGCAGCTTGGCTGGGAAATCCGACCTGATGGGCTGTATGAGTTCCTGATGCGCGTCGGACAGCAGGCAAAAGGAACGCCGCTTTATGTCACGGAAAACGGAATGGCTTGGGATGATCGTGTGCTGGACGGTCATGTCAGCGACGATATCCGTCAGGCCTACATCCGCGACCATCTGGCAGCTGCGAAGCGCGCCATAGACGACGGGGTCGACCTTCGCGGCTTTTTCCAATGGTCGCTTCTGGACAATTACGAATGGTCACATGGCTACGGTCCGCGCTTTGGCATCGTGCATGTGGATTACGAAACGCAGAAACGCACGCCGAAGGGATCATACCTGATGCTGCGCGAGGCGCTTAACCGGTAA
- the trpA gene encoding tryptophan synthase subunit alpha — protein MSRIDATFERLRADNRKAFVAYIMACDPDRQRSAEILAGLPKAGVDIIELGMPFTDPMADGPTIEAAGHRALAAGGSVTETLSMVRDFRQQDSSTPIVLMGYFNSIYARPGGVDGFLKDATDAGIDGLIIVDLPPEEDAELCLPAQEAGLNFIRLATPTTDDRRLPAVVANTSGFVYYVAVTGVTGGASANADAVAPDVARIRKASGLPVVVGFGISTPEAAQSIAAVADGAVVGSAIVKKIAEGKPAADVLSFVASLAEGAHKG, from the coding sequence ATGAGCCGAATCGACGCAACTTTCGAACGCCTCCGGGCAGATAACCGCAAGGCATTCGTGGCCTATATCATGGCCTGTGATCCTGACCGGCAGAGATCTGCGGAAATCCTTGCCGGACTGCCAAAGGCAGGCGTCGATATTATCGAACTCGGCATGCCCTTCACCGACCCGATGGCGGACGGCCCGACGATCGAAGCAGCAGGCCACCGCGCCCTTGCTGCCGGCGGCAGCGTCACAGAAACGCTGTCGATGGTGCGCGACTTCCGCCAGCAAGACAGCAGCACGCCGATTGTCCTGATGGGTTACTTCAATTCGATCTATGCGCGACCCGGCGGCGTGGACGGTTTTCTGAAAGATGCGACCGACGCAGGCATCGACGGCCTGATCATCGTCGACCTGCCGCCCGAAGAGGATGCAGAGCTGTGTCTGCCCGCACAGGAAGCCGGGCTGAATTTCATCCGGCTGGCGACACCGACGACCGATGACCGCCGCCTGCCCGCAGTGGTCGCCAACACGTCCGGCTTTGTCTATTACGTTGCCGTGACCGGCGTCACCGGCGGGGCTTCGGCCAATGCAGACGCTGTTGCCCCGGATGTCGCCCGTATACGCAAGGCTTCTGGCCTGCCCGTCGTCGTTGGTTTCGGCATATCAACGCCCGAAGCCGCGCAGTCGATAGCCGCCGTCGCTGACGGCGCCGTGGTGGGCAGCGCCATCGTCAAAAAGATTGCAGAAGGCAAGCCCGCCGCCGACGTCCTTTCATTCGTGGCATCGCTGGCTGAAGGGGCGCACAAAGGCTGA
- a CDS encoding VOC family protein yields the protein MSLEFDHIVVAAADLSEGEAWLSGLLDAAPEPGGKHDFMGTHNRLWRMGVREYLELIAVDPDANQPNHPRWFGLDDFQGPPKLVSWVCRTNKLQAPEAGRIMKAQRGDLHWRITIPGSGVSGTDGLEPLRIDWGDGPHPADNMPDHGFRLLGLDVTHPKPPKLPVSDPRIRLKAGDTGLVAHISTPHGKVTL from the coding sequence ATGTCGCTTGAATTCGACCATATCGTTGTCGCCGCCGCCGACCTTTCCGAGGGCGAGGCATGGCTCAGCGGATTGCTTGACGCAGCACCCGAGCCGGGCGGCAAACATGATTTCATGGGCACGCATAACCGGCTGTGGCGCATGGGGGTTCGCGAATACCTTGAACTGATTGCCGTGGACCCGGATGCCAACCAGCCCAACCATCCTCGCTGGTTCGGTCTGGATGATTTTCAGGGCCCGCCAAAGCTTGTCAGCTGGGTCTGCCGGACGAACAAACTGCAAGCGCCAGAGGCTGGCCGCATCATGAAAGCGCAGCGGGGCGACCTGCACTGGCGGATCACGATACCCGGCAGCGGCGTCTCTGGCACCGATGGGCTGGAGCCATTGCGCATCGACTGGGGCGACGGCCCGCATCCCGCCGACAATATGCCAGATCACGGTTTCCGGCTGCTGGGTCTGGATGTGACACATCCGAAACCGCCGAAGCTGCCCGTTTCCGATCCGCGCATACGGCTGAAAGCAGGCGACACAGGCTTGGTGGCCCATATCTCGACACCACATGGCAAGGTCACCTTGTGA
- a CDS encoding lysoplasmalogenase, translating to MILAGLSAASYQIRGTTMDPPDAKARAVKTAATLLLGIAALMGQAPVAIALGLLAGAVGDYFLARQGDRFFLAGVFAFALGHPCYAVWMFTPEHAAHALWAIAVAALAISAEYWLLPRTGELKLPVRIYVWIITAMAAAAATLPAGHSVAIAGAALFVISDLLLALRLFVASEASRQRLLSQMVWPAYFIGQVLILIGSLDHH from the coding sequence TTGATACTGGCGGGCCTTTCGGCGGCCAGTTATCAGATTCGTGGCACGACGATGGATCCGCCGGACGCAAAGGCGCGGGCGGTCAAGACTGCGGCGACGCTTCTTCTTGGCATCGCGGCGCTTATGGGTCAGGCTCCGGTAGCGATTGCGCTTGGTTTATTGGCCGGCGCGGTTGGGGACTATTTCCTCGCCCGGCAGGGGGACCGATTCTTTCTGGCGGGCGTGTTCGCCTTTGCTTTGGGTCATCCTTGTTACGCGGTCTGGATGTTCACACCCGAACATGCCGCCCATGCGCTCTGGGCCATTGCTGTCGCGGCATTGGCCATTTCTGCGGAATACTGGTTACTTCCGCGAACCGGCGAACTGAAGCTTCCCGTCAGGATCTACGTCTGGATCATAACGGCCATGGCAGCAGCGGCGGCAACGCTGCCAGCAGGCCATTCAGTCGCGATTGCGGGCGCCGCACTGTTCGTCATATCCGATCTGCTACTGGCGCTGCGGCTTTTTGTCGCCAGTGAAGCGTCAAGGCAGAGGCTTCTGTCACAAATGGTCTGGCCCGCCTATTTTATCGGGCAAGTGCTTATTCTGATTGGCAGTCTCGACCATCACTAG
- a CDS encoding TerB family tellurite resistance protein, with amino-acid sequence MLDVAAAPAPELPRPRSFWRRIVDRMAAFVGAQRPATPPEKSVAFTIAVIALGAKLAKADGRVDRAEVAAFRRVFTIPRSEEKNAGRVFDLARKDIAGYDAWARRIARMFSPGDAILENVVEGLVIVATADGTMHTAEREMLDEIAAIFGISAERMAGIIDRHDPDSACPPCKILGIPPDASLDAGRKRWRELIRENHPDRAIAEGLPKEAIRLAEARTRAINDAWQKFRKSRESLQS; translated from the coding sequence ATGCTGGACGTTGCCGCCGCCCCTGCCCCCGAACTTCCCCGCCCGCGCAGTTTTTGGCGGCGGATCGTTGATCGTATGGCCGCCTTTGTGGGCGCTCAACGACCGGCGACTCCGCCAGAGAAATCCGTGGCATTCACCATTGCCGTAATTGCCCTTGGCGCAAAGCTGGCCAAAGCGGATGGCCGCGTCGACCGGGCAGAGGTTGCCGCCTTTCGCCGGGTCTTCACCATTCCGCGCAGTGAGGAAAAGAATGCCGGCAGGGTCTTCGATCTGGCGCGAAAGGACATTGCCGGTTACGACGCTTGGGCGCGACGCATCGCGCGGATGTTCAGTCCAGGCGACGCCATCCTGGAAAATGTCGTCGAGGGCCTGGTTATCGTCGCGACCGCCGACGGCACGATGCATACCGCAGAACGTGAGATGCTGGACGAAATCGCCGCAATCTTCGGCATCTCGGCAGAGCGCATGGCCGGAATCATCGACCGGCACGATCCGGATTCTGCCTGCCCGCCCTGTAAGATACTGGGCATTCCGCCCGATGCCTCGCTGGATGCGGGCCGGAAGCGGTGGCGTGAACTGATCCGGGAAAACCATCCTGACCGGGCAATAGCTGAAGGTCTGCCGAAAGAGGCGATCCGTCTGGCAGAAGCCCGTACCCGCGCGATCAATGACGCATGGCAGAAATTCCGCAAAAGCCGCGAGTCGCTGCAAAGCTGA
- a CDS encoding universal stress protein: MYKTILLPIDVQHKASWQKSIPVARELLDDGGELHLLGIVHDVGNAWVASYLPKGYEKQALNAMKESLGELVAKEMLDDIRIKTHVGHGHVTETILEMADKISADLIVMASRSPDEMRTFRVGSQADRIVRHSPVSVMIIR; this comes from the coding sequence ATGTATAAAACCATCCTTTTGCCCATCGACGTCCAGCACAAAGCAAGCTGGCAAAAGTCCATACCCGTGGCCCGAGAGCTGCTTGACGACGGGGGCGAGCTGCATTTGCTGGGCATTGTCCATGATGTCGGCAATGCCTGGGTCGCAAGCTATCTGCCCAAAGGGTATGAAAAGCAGGCATTGAATGCGATGAAGGAAAGCCTTGGCGAACTTGTTGCCAAGGAAATGCTGGATGACATACGTATCAAAACGCATGTCGGACATGGCCATGTGACGGAAACGATACTGGAGATGGCGGACAAGATCAGCGCCGACCTGATCGTCATGGCCTCACGCTCGCCCGATGAGATGCGGACCTTCCGGGTCGGCAGTCAGGCTGACAGGATCGTCAGGCACTCTCCCGTCAGTGTCATGATCATTCGCTGA